Proteins encoded in a region of the Zea mays cultivar B73 chromosome 4, Zm-B73-REFERENCE-NAM-5.0, whole genome shotgun sequence genome:
- the LOC100278528 gene encoding uncharacterized protein LOC100278528: MARWSSPKDPALEAALRRNRRWVVNNQIKRLLLRFPSRTAPVRFLQSRFKTLDLMGRAANWLSKYPSCFEVFSADDGGGEQEPHFGFTKRMAALVHAEEAAVAASEPAMADRLARVLMLARGRRLQVSKLAALRGPLGLPDDYLLRLVPANTDLFRLTNPYPHRRNAAELELVRWAPSLAVSAVEAASDSTPRFSCSLPASWVKSHAKMEDFNASTPYISPYSEWALPGTDAEAEKRSVALVHELLSLTLWRKMSILKLEHFRREFGLPEDTARMLLRHPCLFYVSNRYKIHTVVLREGYEGSELREKDPVVLAKDRLGELMQEGLHEYNQRRRGMNIEKKRRRGEVEVKKEKEVEDEEAARLDSAEKREERRRFYKVLFGDGNR, from the coding sequence ATGGCACGGTGGTCGTCCCCTAAGGACCCTGCCCTGGAGGCGGCGCTCCGGCGCAACCGCCGCTGGGTCGTCAACAACCAGATCAAGCGCCTCCTACTCCGCTTCCCGTCCCGCACGGCGCCCGTGCGTTTCCTCCAATCCCGCTTCAAGACACTCGATCTCATGGGTCGCGCCGCCAACTGGCTCAGCAAGTACCCTTCCTGCTTCGAGGTCTTCTCCGCGGACGATGGTGGCGGTGAGCAGGAACCCCATTTCGGCTTCACCAAGCGGATGGCGGCGCTCGTCCACGCGGAGGAGGCTGCCGTCGCGGcttccgagccggccatggcggaccgcctcgcgcgcgtgctcatgCTCGCCCGCGGCCGCCGCCTACAGGTTTCCAAGCTCGCCGCGCTGCGGGGCCCTCTCGGCCTCCCCGATGACTACCTCCTCCGCCTCGTCCCCGCCAACACCGATCTCTTCCGCCTCACAAACCCCTACCCGCACCGCCGCAACGCCGCTGAGCTAGAGCTCGTCAGATGGGCTCCCTCTCTCGCCGTCTCCGCCGTCGAGGCCGCGAGCGACTCGACCCCACGGTTCAGCTGCTCGCTGCCGGCCTCATGGGTCAAGTCACACGCCAAGATGGAGGATTTCAACGCCTCCACGCCTTACATCTCGCCCTACTCGGAGTGGGCCTTGCCGGGCACGGATGCCGAAGCCGAGAAGCGATCGGTGGCCTTGGTGCACGAGCTCCTCTCTCTCACCCTGTGGAGAAAGATGTCGATTTTGAAGCTGGAGCATTTTAGGAGGGAGTTTGGGCTACCGGAGGACACGGcgaggatgctgctccggcacccCTGCCTCTTTTACGTGTCGAATCGGTACAAGATACATACAGTGGTGCTCCGCGAAGGTTACGAGGGGTCAGAGCTGAGGGAGAAGGATCCGGTGGTCTTGGCCAAGGATCGGCTCGGGGAGCTGATGCAGGAGGGGCTGCATGAGTATAACCAACGGCGGCGAGGGATGAATATTGAGAAGAAGAGGAGGAGAGGGGAGGTTGAGGTAAAGAAAGAGAAAgaggtggaggatgaggaagcgGCGCGCTTGGATAGTGCAGAGAAAAGAGAGGAGAGGAGGCGGTTTTATAAGGTGTTGTTTGGTGATGGCAATCGGTAA
- the LOC100194134 gene encoding uncharacterized protein LOC100194134 yields MAAAAKAAAVAVSAGAAFVLSSERAHADGGSSTFRFPGFYSSAPAPAPPPAAPPHQQPPPPSGGQREEAPEEAPKVSTQHPRTSAAGFDPAPLERGVEAIDKLKQSSDPKKLFEFMKKQEETHQQEIAAKKLELQKAVAEIELEQKRVDFEERKKLDQQRAKFKSQTAQYEDELKRKRLQAEHEAQRLRNQELVKMQEESGIRLEQIRRATEEQIQEQRRQTERQRADLEQATLSKKAMAEAEGRILVTKQTEDVKRRLLLEEINADREKWIQVINTTFEHIGGGLRTILTDQNKLVVAVGGVTALAAGIYTTREGARVVWGYVDRILGQPSLIRESSRGKYPWSGSLSRATSTLTSKLKSGSNLGKDGNGFGDVILNPSLQKRVKQLANATANTKLHQAPFRNMLFYGPPGTGKTMAARELARNSGLDYALMTGGDVAPLGSQAVTKIHQLFDWAKKSNRGLLLFIDEADAFLCERNKTYMSEAQRSALNALLFRTGDQSKDIVLALATNRPGDLDSAVADRIDEVLEFPLPGEDERFKLLKLYLDKYVIRAGDKREKSWLRFFRRQPQKIVVKGVTDDLIREAAAKTQGFSGREIAKMMASVQAAVYGSKDCELTPGLFREVVDYKVAEHQQRRRLAGEEPKQDA; encoded by the exons ATGGCCGCCGCCGCTAAGGCAGCGGCCGTAGCCGTCTCCGCGGGGGCAGCCTTCGTGCTCTCTTCCGAGCGGGCCCACGCTGACGGTGGCAGCTCGACCTTCCGCTTCCCCGGATTCTACTcctccgccccggccccggccccgccccccgccgcgccgccgcaTCAGCAGCCCCCACCGCCGTCAGGCGGCCAGCGCGAGGAAGCCCCGGAGGAGGCTCCGAAGGTTTCTACTCAGCACCCTCGCACGAGTGCCGCGGGCTTCGACCCCGCGCCGCTGGAGCGTGGGGTGGAGGCGATTGACAAGCTCAAACAGTCGTCGGACCCTAAAAAG CTGTTCGAGTTTATGAAGAAGCAGGAGGAGACGCACCAGCAGGAAATAGCTGCGAAGAAACTCGAGTTGCAGAAGGCAGTGGCCGAGATCGAGCTT GAGCAAAAACGAGTGGATTTTGAAGAGAGAAAAAAACTTGATCAACAACGAGCGAAATTTAAGTCGCAGACAGCTCAGTATGAGGATGAGCTAAAGAGGAAGCGACTGCAGGCTGAACATGAGGCGCAAAGGTTAAGAAACCAAGAGCTCGTGAAGATGCAAGAGGAATCTGGGATTAGGCTAGAGCAGATCAGGCGGGCGACTGAGGAGCAAATCCAGGAACAACGGAGGCAGACAGAGAGGCAAAGGGCTGATCTAGAGCAGGCGACCCTTTCAAAGAAAGCCATGGCAGAGGCGGAGGGGAGAATACTAGTAACAAAGCAAACTGAAGATGTGAAGAGGCGATTGCTTTTGGAGGAGATAAATGCTGACAGGGAGAAGTGGATCCAAGTGATAAATACAACCTTTGAGCATATCGGAG GTGGTTTGCGAACGATACTAACTGATCAAAATAAGCTAGTGGTAGCAGTGGGAGGTGTAACAGCACTTGCTGCAGGGATATACACCACAAG GGAGGGTGCAAGAGTAGTCTGGGGCTATGTTGATCGTATTCTTGGTCAGCCATCACTGATAAGGGAGTCATCACGGGGGAAATATCCCTGGTCTGGTTCCCTATCACGTGCTACAAGTACCCTGACTAGCAAATTGAAGAGTGGAAGCAACCTAGGGAAGGACGGGAATGGGTTTGGTGATGTTATTCTAAATCCTTCTCTCCAGAAGAGAGTGAAGCAGCTTGCTAATGCCACAGCCAATACGAAACTTCATCAAGCTCCTTTCAGGAACATGCTTTTCTATGGGCCTCCTGGCACAGGGAAAACCATGGCAGCACGAGAACTAGCTCGCAATTCT GGATTagattatgcactaatgactggtgGAGATGTTGCACCATTAGGATCACAAGCAGTCACCAAGATCCATCAGTTGTTTGACTGGGCGAAGAAATCTAACAGGGGTTTGCTCCTCTTCATAGATGAAGCAGATGCTTTCTTGTGCGA ACGAAACAAAACTTACATGAGCGAAGCTCAAAGGAGTGCCCTGAACGCTCTCCTCTTCCGCACAGGCGACCAGTCCAAGGACATCGTCCTTGCGCTTGCCACCAACAGGCCTGGCGATCTCGACTCGGCCGTCGCCGACCGTATCGACGAGGTCCTGGAATTCCCCCTGCCCGGGGAAGACGAGCGGTTCAAGCTCCTGAAGCTATACCTGGACAAGTACGTCATCAGAGCCGGCGACAAGCGCGAGAAGAGCTGGCTCCGTTTCTTCCGCCGCCAGCCCCAGAAGATCGTGGTGAAGGGCGTCACCGACGACCTGATCCGCGAGGCGGCGGCCAAGACCCAGGGCTTCTCCGGACGAGAGATAGCCAAGATGATGGCCAGCGTCCAGGCGGCTGTCTACGGGAGCAAGGACTGCGAGCTAACCCCTGGCCTGTTCCGTGAGGTCGTGGACTACAAGGTCGCTGAGCACCAGCAACGGAGAAGATTAGCCGGTGAGGAGCCAAAGCAGGATGCCTAG